The Coffea eugenioides isolate CCC68of chromosome 8, Ceug_1.0, whole genome shotgun sequence genome has a segment encoding these proteins:
- the LOC113779696 gene encoding probable 1-deoxy-D-xylulose-5-phosphate synthase, chloroplastic produces MGTASFDHHFGISARVSEISRNLSPKLDFSSVKFPSRVEYCGLYLSPSSAVCSTSKEWRGQANAVDESGEVGTPILDTIESPKHLKNLSSKELKQLAVEMRSELSTVMSKSKKAFKASLAVVELTVAIHYVFRSPVDKILWDVEEHTYPHKLITGRRSLVKMHRQTTDLSDSTRRSVSIYDPIGAGHGCNSISAGLGMAVARDIKGQRDRVVAVISNETTMAGQVYEAMGNAGYLDSNMIVILNDSRNSLHPKLEEAPETPINPLSTTLSKIQSSIFFRRFRELAKVLTKRIGRGMHEWAAKVDEYARGLLGPPGSTLFEELGLYYIGPVDGHNIEDLICVLKEVSSLDSSGPVLVHVITREDQVVEVERDQTPEVSNPLQEGIVDRRTLTDFFVEALVSEAERDDTVVAVHAGMGMEASLELFKNSFPDRFFDVGMAEQHAVTFSAGLSCGGLKPFCIIPSTFLQRAYDQVVHDVDRQKIPVRFVISSAGLVGSNGPTQCGAFDITFMSCLPNMVVMAPSDEVELVHMVATAAQIDDRPVCFRYPRGAVSRISNALRYGVPIELGKGRVLVEGKDIALLGYGSMVQNCLRAQSLLSKLGVEVTVADARFCKPLDIKLVRELCKNHSFLITIEEGSIGGFGSHVAQFLSLDGQLDAGIKWRPITLPDAYIERASPQVQLAQAGLSGNHIAATALSLLGRTLDALLLMC; encoded by the exons ATGGGCACTGCTAGTTTTGACCACCATTTTGGTATCAGTGCTCGTGTCAgtgaaatttcaagaaatttgtCACCAAAATTGGATTTCTCAAGTGTAAAATTTCCCTCTCGTGTGGAGTACTGTGGATTATATTTGTCTCCAAGTTCAGCAGTCTGCTCTACTTCCAAG GAATGGCGTGGTCAAGCAAATGCTGTTGATGAGAGTGGGGAGGTGGGAACACCTATACTGGATACAATTGAGAGTCCAAAACACTTAAAGAATTTGTCGTCAAAG GAACTGAAACAATTAGCTGTTGAAATGCGATCAGAATTATCTACTGTTATGtcaaaaagtaaaaaggccTTTAAAGCCAGTCTGGCAGTTGTGGAGCTGACAGTGGCTATTCACTATGTTTTCCGCTCACCGGTGGACAAAATATTGTGGGATGTGGAGGAACAT ACATATCCTCATAAGCTTATTACTGGTAGGAGGTCCCTTGTCAAAATGCATAGACAAACAACTGATCTATCAGACTCCACACGTCGTTCTGTGAGCATATATGACCCAATTGGGGCAGGACATGGATGCAACAGTATATCTGCTGGCCTTG GAATGGCAGTAGCTCGGGACATCAAAGGGCAGCGTGACCGTGTGGTTGCAGTCATAAGCAATGAAACCACTATGGCTGGCCAGGTTTACGAGGCAATGGGTAATGCAGGTTATTTGGATTCCAATATGATTGTGATCTTAAATGATAGCCGTAACTCCTTGCATCCAAAGCTTGAGGAGGCCCCTGAAACACCAATTAATCCTTTATCAACTACTCTAAGCAAGATTCAGTCAAGTATATTCTTCAGGAGGTTTAGAGAACTTGCAAAG GTTTTAACTAAGCGAATTGGCAGGGGTATGCATGAGTGGGCTGCCAAGGTTGATGAGTATGCCCGTGGTTTGTTGGGTCCTCCAGGATCAACtctctttgaagagcttgggcTGTACTACATTGGCCCAGTAGATGGACACAACATTGAGGACCTTATATGTGTCTTAAAAGAAGTGTCATCCTTGGACTCAAGTGGTCCTGTTTTGGTTCATGTCATAACTAGGGAGGATCAGGTTGTAGAGGTAGAACGGGACCAAACGCCAGAAGTATCGAATCCCCTCCAAGAAG GTATCGTTGACCGTCGAACACTTACTGATTTTTTTGTGGAGGCTTTGGTTTCGGAGGCAGAGCGAGACGATACTGTAGTTGCAGTTCATGCAGGAATGGGCATGGAGGCATCACTTGAGTTATTTAAGAACAGCTTTCCTGATAGGTTTTTTGATGTGGGAATGGCTGAGCAACACGCTGTGACATTCTCAGCCGGTCTTTCATGTGGGGGCTTGAAGCCATTCTGTATTATACCTTCAACCTTTCTTCAGAGAGCTTATGACCAG GTTGTTCATGATGTAGACCGGCAGAAGATTCCAGTACGTTTTGTAATTTCAAGCGCAGGATTAGTTGGATCAAATGGTCCCACACAGTGTGGCGCGTTTGATATTACATTCATGTCATGTTTGCCAAACATGGTTGTGATGGCGCCATCCGATGAGGTCGAGCTTGTTCACATGGTGGCCACTGCAGCCCAAATTGATGATAGACCTGTTTGCTTTCGCTATCCTAGAGGTGCCGTTTCTAGGATAAGTAATGCTTTACGCTATGGAGTCCCCATTGAG CTTGGCAAAGGAAGAGTACTAGTAGAGGGAAAAGATATTGCTCTACTTGGGTACGGCTCTATGGTACAAAATTGTCTTAGGGCTCAATCACTTCTCTCAAAGCTTGGTGTTGAAGTGACTGTTGCTGATGCAAGGTTCTGCAAGCCACTTGACATTAAGCTTGTCAGGGAGTTATGTAAGAACCATAGTTTCCTGATTACCATTGAGGAAGGTTCAATTGGAGGATTTGGATCACATGTTGCACAGTTTCTTTCACTTGATGGACAGCTTGATGCAGGGATCAAG TGGCGACCAATTACCCTGCCAGATGCCTATATTGAGCGTGCATCACCTCAGGTACAACTCGCTCAAGCAGGGTTGTCTGGGAACCACATTGCTGCAACGGCATTGAGTCTGCTCGGCCGCACCCTTGATGCTCTTCTGCTAATGTGCTAA